A stretch of the Ornithodoros turicata isolate Travis chromosome 4, ASM3712646v1, whole genome shotgun sequence genome encodes the following:
- the LOC135393429 gene encoding TNF receptor-associated factor 3-like, with product MPSESDLLGHFEALAWRPLQFVALPPAISCDLCAVIPEKIFRLECFHFLCEGCYQSVLQSDRRCPLDKQGFLGTEVQTSLILTTHLQKLEVRCCNFNRGCTFVGSLERMKSHYLNDCGFHSLTCRKCCATVLSKDIISHYMEEECRAQNGPREDVDIDSSVVGIGREINASLSDIADKLRAVEDQLNSHAVGIDTTKECVDNYAQVLRTIQEEHRLSTEGVSNLASTLHTVTEALSSIEEHFSNEVGRGADVQNIVTSNRERLTALIELQKEVAQNVVTFCGGWKQSSEKFEEMSKRMPDHFSSTDNILSTTKDILQTLRDANGYGHNVAFFHVQDVDELKKKANEKGFATSYSDVFALCGFSVKLCVEFRQYDDVMCISAGMCICRGTKSPGCKSSFTCWYTLTLMHPTNDKMNICECANVPNVLERFLERFNRPVQSSDMGVRTSRFCKLEDALNAGFVHKNSITFGLTVTTAVKPRFTNTLRFSENRS from the coding sequence ATGCCTTCCGAAAGCGACCTTCTGGGACACTTTGAAGCCCTAGCGTGGCGTCCTTTGCAATTTGTGGCTCTCCCACCGGCGATATCGTGTGACTTGTGCGCCGTCATCCCCGAGAAGATCTTCAGGCTCGAATGTTTCCATTTCCTTTGTGAGGGATGTTACCAGAGCGTTCTTCAAAGCGACCGACGGTGTCCGCTCGACAAGCAAGGCTTTCTCGGAACTGAAGTGCAAACTTCACTGATCCTAACGACCCATCTGCAGAAACTGGAGGTGCGTTGTTGCAACTTTAACCGTGGCTGTACCTtcgttggatcgctggaacgaATGAAATCCCACTACTTGAATGACTGTGGGTTTCATTCATTAACATGTAGGAAGTGCTGTGCCACGGTGCTCAGTAAAGATATAATCAGCCATTACATGGAAGAAGAATGCAGGGCACAAAATGGACCGAGGGAAGATGTTGATATTGACAGCAGCGTCGTCGGGATTGGAAGAGAGATCAACGCCTCACTATCAGATATAGCGGATAAGCTACGTGCTGTGGAAGATCAATTAAATAGCCATGCTGTGGGGATCGACACTACGAAAGAGTGCGTCGATAATTATGCGCAAGTACTCCGCACGATTCAAGAGGAACATAGGCTCTCCACAGAAGGTGTGTCGAACTTGGCCTCTACCCTGCATACAGTTACGGAAGCGCTATCTTCTATTGAAGAGCATTTCAGCAACGAAGTTGGACGTGGCGCCGATGTTCAGAATATCGTCACTTCAAACCGGGAGAGGCTGACCGCTCTGATCGAATTGCAGAAAGAAGTAGCTCAGAACGTAGTGACATTTTGTGGAGGGTGGAAACAATCCTCCGAAAAATTTGAAGAGATGTCGAAACGTATGCCAGATCATTTCTCCTCAACCGACAACATACTCAGTACCACGAAAGATATCCTCCAAACTCTACGGGATGCAAATGGATACGGACACAACGTTGCCTTTTTTCACGTCCAAGACGTCGACGAGCTTAAGAAGAAAGCAAATGAGAAGGGGTTTGCGACAAGCTACTCTGATGTTTTTGCGTTGTGTGGCTTCTCCGTAAAGTTATGTGTGGAATTCAGACAatatgatgacgtcatgtgcaTAAGCGCTGGTATGTGCATTTGTCGTGGCACCAAAAGCCCTGGTTGTAAATCTTCCTTCACATGTTGGTATACGCTCACCTTGATGCATCCAACTAACGACAAAATGAATATTTGTGAATGCGCTAATGTACCAAATGTGCTTGAAAGGTTCCTTGAACGTTTCAATAGGCCTGTCCAAAGTTCAGATATGGGCGTCCGCACCTCTCGGTTTTGTAAATTGGAAGATGCTCTGAATGCAGGTTTTGTTCACAAGAACTCAATTACTTTTGGCCTCACCGTTACGACtgcagtcaaacctcgctttacgaacacccttcgtttctcagaaaatcgttcgtaa